The following nucleotide sequence is from Leptolyngbya subtilissima AS-A7.
CGAATGGGCCGTTGGCATTCCCGGCACCGTAGGCGGCGCGGTAGTGATGAATGCCGGTGCCCACGGTGGCTGCGCGGCAGCCGTGCTGACCTCAGCCACCGTGCTCGACCCAGAGACCGGCATTCTGACCATGACGCCCGCTGATTTGGCGTTTCAGTACCGCACCTCAATCCTTCAGGGGGGGCGGCGGATGGTGCTGAATGCCACCTTTCAACTGGAGCCGGGGCATGACCCTGAAGTGGTGATGGCCGACACCCTAGCGGGCCTTAACCAGCGGCGGGCCACCCAGCCCTACGACATGCCCAACTGTGGCAGCGTGTTTCGCAACCCCTATCCCCACACAGCGGGGACGCTGATTGAGAAAACCGGATTGAAGGGCTACCGTATCGGCAACGCCCAGGTGGCTGAGCGCCACGCCAACTTTATTCTGAATTTAGGCGGTGCCACCGCCACGGATATTCAACATCTGATTCACCATGTGCAGGATGAGGTAGAAGCCCGCTGGGCCGTGCGTCTGCAAACCGAAGTGAAATTTATGGGTGAGTTCCCGAGTATTTAGACTTCCTAGGAAAAGCGATCGAGGGCCATCGCCGCGATCGCAGGATCCGCCTCACCCACCACCGCCTGAGCAAACCGTTGGGCAACCGGCGGCAGATACACAAAAGGAGCGCTAAACCCAGCCATCACGTGTAGTCCCGCAACCCCAGGTACGGCTCCTACTAGCGGTAGCCCGTCGCGGCTAAAGCTGACTCGGCAGCGCCGCCAGGTGCCCGGCACATCGGCCAGGGTAGGAATTTGAGCCGCCATAGCGGATCGCATGGTGCGATCGCTCTCCACTTCATCCAAATCTGCTTCCAGATCCGTCAGCGTGCGGCTAATCTGGCCCAGGCAGACATGGCCGTCTAAAAACTGAATCGCCCCGCTGTCGAGAATGGCAGGAGTTACCTCATGACCCGGCTCATCCCATTTTGCGTCGGTGTCCGGCTGACTCGCTTTGGCTTCTAGAGTAAAGCGCTGGGTCTGGGCGGGCATAATTAGCGCCCGCAGCCGGAGATCGAGCGGCGGCGTCTCAATCAGCTCAGCGTGGGTGTAGTAGAGCGGAATTTTTACTTGGGCCTGGTGCAGCAGCGAACGGCTAAAGGCCCCTGCCGCGACCAAGACATTCTTGGCGGGGCAGGCCTGCTCGGCGGTTAACACGCCCGTGACGCGATCTTTGATCCGCACCACGTCTACCACAGCTGCAATCATCCGGGTGCCGCCTAGGCGCTGAAAGGCCTGGTTGTAGGCGCTGACTAGGGCCACTGGGGAAACATGACCGTGGCGCACGGTAAAGGCTCCAGCGATCGCATCCCGATTCAGTAGCGGTTCCAGCTCCTGGGCCTCGGTGGCCGACACAAACCGAGGCGGCGTCGCGCAATGGGCATAGGCTGTGGCGGCGGCCTCAGGGTCGCCGTCTGCCGATAGGGTCAGCACCAGATCCAGCTCGCGGAACTGGGTGTCGGCATCTAGTTCTTCGCTGAGCTGGCGCTGCTTGGCAATGCCCTCCTGGCAGAGCTGCTGGGTGAGGGTTGTGCTGCCCGACCAGTAGGGAATGCCGCCGTAGCTGTAGCGGGTGGCGTTGCCAGGCTCTAGAGCGCGATCGATCAGCAGGACAGACAGCCCCTGACGAGCCAGTTCGTAGCTGACCGCTGCCCCCACCAGACCGTTGCCGACCACAATCCAGTCAAAGGTTTGCATAGTTAATGATGAAGGTTTGGGGGAAAGGGTCTAGGGTTTAAGGGAAGAGTAGGTGGTTCGCCTGAAACCATAGACCTTATACCTGATCCTAGGCGTAGATCTGACCCAGGATAATACGCAGGCGATCGTAGTCATCCTTCAAAAAAATGCTGAGGGTGCGGCCAGATTGCACCAACCAGGAGCGATCGAGCTTGCGGAGTTGATAGCCCTGGCGCAATACTGCAGCCACTAGGCTGTCTACCGGGGCGCTACCCATGGCCAGCAGGGTTCTTAAAAAATCGAGCTGTTCGGTAAACTCAATCACTGCTTCAGGAGAGCAGGCGTATACCCCCTGGTGAACCTGGGGCGGCCGGGGCGGCAGGTGCTGAAAGATTGGCCCTTGGGGTCGCCCGGCCAGATCAGGGGCGCGAAAACCTACGATCGCCGCCTTAAACTCAGTCTTGAGCATGGCAAAAATCTGCGGCTGCTGCTGGCGCAGGTCTTCGAGCGACAGCCCCAGCGCCCGCGCCCGGTGTACCGAATCGATTGGGCTGGTGGTGGCGTGATACACCACTCCGTAGACGGTGTTGCCCGATTCCTCATCCAGGGCGGTGACCCAGCTGCCAAAGGGGGGCATGGCCGAAAACGCCAGCGCCTCAGGCTCTAGGCACTGGGCCAAAAATTCGGTGGTGGCGGTTTCAATCACCTCGGCGATGTGATTGGGCTGCCGCGATGGAGCCGTGGTCTGGGGCAGGGGTAAGCGCATGGCGGTACCTAGCGCCGCTTGCCAGAGCTCACCGGCTCCAGCTCAGACATTTCAAAGGTGACCAGCTTATCCCAGTTGCCGCCCTCAAACAGCACCGCTACCTTGCCGTCGCTAATGCGCTGCACCAGACCCTGAAAACCGTAGTAGGTATCGTTGACGTTGATCACCGTAACCGGAGCCCCAGGAAAAATCATGATGACTAATGCTTTTGATCTGCCCCTACAGTTTAAGGCAATGTGCTGAACTGGCCCATTACTGTCAACGGATTTCGTGGTTAGAGGCGGCTGATGTCAAGGGATCAGCCAGTGGTCAGGGCAAGATTTTGCTGAGTTTTAGCTTTGCTCTTCGAGCGATCGCCCTTTACGCTACCCACCCTGCGTCGGGCCGAGCCTTTCTTGGCCAGAGCGTTATGCTAAGGCTCTAGCCCTGTACTGCCCTATGAGCCAAACCTACAAAGCCACTGGCATCAACCTCAAGGCCATGCCCCTAGGGGAAACCGATCGCCTGCTCACCATTCTTACCCCTGAGATTGGGCTGGTGCGGGCGGTGGCACCGGGGTCGCGCAAGCACCAGTCGCGGCTGGGCGGCCGCAGCGATCTATTTGTTATCAACGAATGTCTGGTAGTAAAGGGCAAGCGTCTCGACAAGCTCATTCAAGCTGAAACCGTGCGCACCTTTCCTGGACTGAGTCGGCAATTAGCACGGCTGACAGCCAGCCAGTATTTAGCGGAGGTTGTGCTGCTGATGGCCCTCAGTGACTCGCCTCAAAGCGATCTGTTTCATGTCTTTGTAGAACATCTAGAACGACTTGAGACAGCGTCATCCGGGGCAGTGCTGGCGGCCCTGTGCCACGGGCTATATCACCTGCTGGCCCTAGACGGGGTAGCCCCAGAGGTGCATCGCTGTACCCTCAGCCGGGTCGAGATTGTGCCCAATCTGCTCGACCCCGCCTGGCGAGTAGAATTCAGTTCCGAAGCTGGGGGGCTAGTGAAGGCCGACGGAGCCACTCAGCTCGGTGAAGGGCAAGGCCGCTACGGTCAACCCCCCAAGCGACCCTTGCTGCTCACCGCTACCGATGTAGCTCTGCTCCAGCAGCTTACCAAGCCGGAGATTTTGTCTACCCTGCCCATGGGGTTAGAGAGCCAAGATCCCCAACTCGGAAAAACCCAGCAGCTGTGGGCACGAGTCGAGCGGCTTCTGCGAGAATATACTGAGAACTACTTTGAACGTCCCATTCGGTCGGCGGCTTTAGTTGATGTCTGTTTAGCTACCCTTTAAACTGCTGGATATTGCGCCGCCCAGTGCCCAGGTTCGTTGGTTACCCCATGCTCCGTGAGTTTGAAGCTAATACAGAAGCCACCGAGGCAAACCATTTGCCCAAGAGAGAGGACCGAGGGTCTGGCCATGGCACCGACTTGGGCGATGGGGCAGACTCCACAACCCAAACCGCCACTTTGCCTGCTGCTCCTGTATCTGAGACCGCTGAGCCAGAGCGTGAGAATGGGTTTCGGGCCATTTTTCAGAACCGCAACTTTCTAATTTTGTGGACTGGACAGCTCTTTTCTCAGCTGGCCGATAAAGTCTATTTGGTGTTGATGATTGCCATCATCGCCGCTCGATTTGAGTCCCCCGGGCAGACCATCAGCGGCTGGGTGTCGGCAGTGATGATTGCTTTTACCATCCCGGCGGTGCTGTTTGGGGCGCTGGCGGGGGTGTTTGTAGACCGTTGGCGCAAGCGCCCGGTGCTGGTGTGGTCTAACCTGCTGCGCGGTGGCCTAGTAATCGCGCTGCCCCTAGGAATTTGGCTGACAGCGAGCTGGGGACCGGTGCTGGGGCTGCCTGTGGCCTTTTTGCTGCTGCTGGTCGTAACGTTTTTGATCTCTACCCTGACCCAGTTTTTTGCTCCGGCAGAGCAGTCGATCATTCCCCTGATTGTGGCCGAGGGGGATTTACTCTCGGCCAACTCGCTTTATACCACCACCATGATGGCCTCGGTGATCGTAGGGTTTGCCGTGGGAGAACCGCTGCTGGCCCTAGCTGATCGCCTGATGC
It contains:
- a CDS encoding NAD(P)/FAD-dependent oxidoreductase — its product is MQTFDWIVVGNGLVGAAVSYELARQGLSVLLIDRALEPGNATRYSYGGIPYWSGSTTLTQQLCQEGIAKQRQLSEELDADTQFRELDLVLTLSADGDPEAAATAYAHCATPPRFVSATEAQELEPLLNRDAIAGAFTVRHGHVSPVALVSAYNQAFQRLGGTRMIAAVVDVVRIKDRVTGVLTAEQACPAKNVLVAAGAFSRSLLHQAQVKIPLYYTHAELIETPPLDLRLRALIMPAQTQRFTLEAKASQPDTDAKWDEPGHEVTPAILDSGAIQFLDGHVCLGQISRTLTDLEADLDEVESDRTMRSAMAAQIPTLADVPGTWRRCRVSFSRDGLPLVGAVPGVAGLHVMAGFSAPFVYLPPVAQRFAQAVVGEADPAIAAMALDRFS
- a CDS encoding MFS transporter yields the protein MPRFVGYPMLREFEANTEATEANHLPKREDRGSGHGTDLGDGADSTTQTATLPAAPVSETAEPERENGFRAIFQNRNFLILWTGQLFSQLADKVYLVLMIAIIAARFESPGQTISGWVSAVMIAFTIPAVLFGALAGVFVDRWRKRPVLVWSNLLRGGLVIALPLGIWLTASWGPVLGLPVAFLLLLVVTFLISTLTQFFAPAEQSIIPLIVAEGDLLSANSLYTTTMMASVIVGFAVGEPLLALADRLMLALGIANNGPAILVGLSYMVAGLCLMTMDPGKENLSAAHEDISQFWADIKDGWRYLGEQVQVRVAIIQLVLLSSVFAALAVLAVRLAETIPALKASQFGFLLAAGGLGLGLGAVLVGNFGPRFPRRYLSLWGALGMGVCLIALAWTTQQLWASMAIIATLGLCGAFVGIPMQTLIQEKTPEAMRGKVFGLQNNMVNIALSLPLALASVVEAHLGLANVFVGMGTLVGLGGVVTWYIADTAMRKTQAPG
- the murB gene encoding UDP-N-acetylmuramate dehydrogenase, producing the protein MNQTLGVAPNFACLKPQVSLQPLTTFRVGGPAEWLALPRNQSELEQVLDWAIAASLKITPLGAGSNLLISDRGISGMVVCTRRWRGTEFGTAGCVTAAAGEPLPTLAWKAAKRGCRGLEWAVGIPGTVGGAVVMNAGAHGGCAAAVLTSATVLDPETGILTMTPADLAFQYRTSILQGGRRMVLNATFQLEPGHDPEVVMADTLAGLNQRRATQPYDMPNCGSVFRNPYPHTAGTLIEKTGLKGYRIGNAQVAERHANFILNLGGATATDIQHLIHHVQDEVEARWAVRLQTEVKFMGEFPSI
- a CDS encoding HAS-barrel domain-containing protein, encoding MRLPLPQTTAPSRQPNHIAEVIETATTEFLAQCLEPEALAFSAMPPFGSWVTALDEESGNTVYGVVYHATTSPIDSVHRARALGLSLEDLRQQQPQIFAMLKTEFKAAIVGFRAPDLAGRPQGPIFQHLPPRPPQVHQGVYACSPEAVIEFTEQLDFLRTLLAMGSAPVDSLVAAVLRQGYQLRKLDRSWLVQSGRTLSIFLKDDYDRLRIILGQIYA
- the recO gene encoding DNA repair protein RecO, translating into MSQTYKATGINLKAMPLGETDRLLTILTPEIGLVRAVAPGSRKHQSRLGGRSDLFVINECLVVKGKRLDKLIQAETVRTFPGLSRQLARLTASQYLAEVVLLMALSDSPQSDLFHVFVEHLERLETASSGAVLAALCHGLYHLLALDGVAPEVHRCTLSRVEIVPNLLDPAWRVEFSSEAGGLVKADGATQLGEGQGRYGQPPKRPLLLTATDVALLQQLTKPEILSTLPMGLESQDPQLGKTQQLWARVERLLREYTENYFERPIRSAALVDVCLATL